In uncultured Draconibacterium sp., one genomic interval encodes:
- a CDS encoding peptidoglycan bridge formation glycyltransferase FemA/FemB family protein, translated as MICELAKKDIEELQTTNVLPQTTFWGRIKRNQGFIPKGFELTISRDLLVTSANSLEKKEEDLLVLIKYVNPDACFAYVPYGPKLEPTFENQGLLLEQLSESIRPHLPANCIFIRYDLTWENQWAAEDDYFDEQGNWIGPPPAHTQEYRVNFNTVTGNVKKSIEDNLPKNTFFLDLTLNEQELMYNMRYNTRYNVRKANKRGIRVREYGLEQIGDWYKLYYDTAMRHNMVMQSQDYFSSILKNQDNSKNGVTVKMLMADIDGRFLSSMFLVLSRKRGTYLYGASSSEKDNLMASYALQWESIRISKEWGCTEYDMFGSAPNLDSSHPLHGVHIYKKGFGGDLYHRMGCWDYPYDQKQYDIYRLQEAQK; from the coding sequence GGGCCGTATAAAACGGAATCAGGGTTTTATTCCGAAAGGTTTTGAGCTTACCATTTCGCGCGATTTATTGGTTACAAGCGCCAATTCGCTGGAGAAAAAAGAGGAAGATTTGCTGGTACTCATCAAGTATGTAAATCCTGACGCTTGTTTTGCCTATGTTCCGTACGGCCCGAAACTGGAGCCAACTTTCGAAAACCAGGGGCTTCTTTTAGAGCAGTTATCAGAATCGATACGACCACACCTGCCTGCCAATTGTATTTTTATTCGTTACGACCTGACCTGGGAGAACCAGTGGGCCGCCGAGGATGATTATTTCGATGAGCAGGGAAACTGGATTGGTCCGCCACCTGCCCATACGCAGGAATACCGGGTAAATTTTAACACCGTTACCGGGAATGTAAAAAAGAGTATCGAGGACAACCTGCCTAAAAATACCTTCTTTCTCGACCTTACTTTAAACGAGCAGGAATTGATGTACAACATGCGCTACAATACCCGCTACAACGTACGCAAGGCCAATAAAAGAGGAATACGCGTACGCGAATACGGGCTGGAGCAAATAGGCGACTGGTATAAATTATACTACGATACGGCCATGCGTCATAATATGGTTATGCAAAGCCAGGACTACTTTTCATCTATTCTGAAAAACCAGGATAACAGCAAAAACGGAGTGACGGTAAAAATGTTAATGGCCGATATTGACGGACGTTTTCTGTCGTCGATGTTTTTGGTTTTATCGCGAAAACGCGGAACCTATCTGTATGGCGCCTCTTCCTCGGAGAAAGACAATTTAATGGCCAGTTACGCGCTGCAATGGGAGTCGATACGAATCTCGAAAGAATGGGGTTGTACCGAGTACGACATGTTTGGCTCGGCCCCTAACTTAGATAGCAGTCACCCGCTACACGGCGTACACATCTACAAAAAAGGATTTGGTGGCGACCTGTACCACAGAATGGGATGCTGGGATTATCCCTACGACCAAAAACAGTACGATATTTATCGTTTGCAGGAAGCACAGAAATAG
- the fabF gene encoding beta-ketoacyl-ACP synthase II, which produces MEKRRVVITGLGALTPIGNNINEFWENAVTGTSGAAPITKFDTANFKTKFACELKNFKVTDYLDRTDIKRTDLFSQYALIATEEALNDSGLDLKSIDPYDIGVIWGTGQGGMDYFEKEVKIFAKTGIPRFSPMLGPKMLINMGAGIISLKYGLKGMSFTTSSACATSNTAIMDAFNYIKLGKAKVFVTGGSEAGIIEMGMGGFNAMRALSVNNEHPEKASRPFDINRDGFVMGEGAGTLILEDYEHAKQRGAKIYAEIVGAAMTSDAYHVAASHPDGEGASKAMEFALNEAGVKPEEVDYLNAHATSTPIGDISEIEAIRRLFGENPQNLKISGSKSMTGHLLGAAGAVESILCIKAIEKGIITPTINTTEIDPVIPKTINIITGESVYTNVDVAITNSFGFGGHNATLVFKKWVE; this is translated from the coding sequence ATGGAAAAACGACGAGTTGTAATTACCGGGCTTGGAGCACTTACGCCTATCGGCAATAACATAAACGAATTTTGGGAAAATGCGGTGACCGGAACCAGTGGTGCAGCACCCATTACCAAATTCGATACAGCAAATTTTAAAACAAAATTTGCCTGCGAGCTTAAAAACTTCAAGGTAACCGATTACCTCGACCGTACAGATATTAAACGTACCGATCTTTTTTCGCAATATGCTTTAATAGCCACAGAAGAAGCGCTTAACGATAGTGGTCTTGATCTGAAAAGCATCGATCCATACGACATTGGCGTGATATGGGGAACAGGACAGGGAGGTATGGATTATTTCGAAAAAGAAGTAAAAATTTTTGCAAAAACCGGAATTCCTCGTTTTAGCCCGATGCTGGGGCCCAAAATGCTGATCAATATGGGAGCCGGAATCATTTCCCTGAAATATGGTCTTAAAGGAATGTCTTTTACCACTTCGTCGGCATGTGCCACCTCCAACACGGCAATAATGGATGCCTTTAACTACATTAAGCTTGGTAAAGCTAAGGTTTTTGTTACCGGAGGATCTGAAGCCGGAATCATAGAAATGGGGATGGGCGGTTTTAATGCCATGCGTGCGTTGTCGGTGAATAACGAGCACCCCGAAAAGGCATCGCGACCGTTTGATATTAACCGCGATGGTTTTGTAATGGGAGAGGGTGCCGGAACACTTATTTTGGAAGATTACGAGCATGCCAAACAACGTGGCGCAAAAATATACGCCGAAATTGTGGGCGCTGCCATGACATCCGATGCTTATCATGTGGCCGCATCGCACCCCGATGGCGAAGGCGCTTCAAAAGCCATGGAATTTGCATTAAACGAAGCCGGGGTAAAACCCGAAGAGGTGGATTACCTGAATGCGCACGCTACATCAACGCCCATTGGCGATATCAGCGAAATAGAAGCCATACGCCGGTTGTTTGGCGAAAATCCACAGAACCTAAAAATAAGTGGCTCAAAATCGATGACCGGCCATCTACTTGGCGCAGCCGGAGCGGTGGAATCAATTCTTTGTATTAAAGCTATCGAAAAAGGGATAATCACACCTACTATTAACACCACCGAAATTGATCCGGTAATTCCGAAAACGATCAATATAATTACCGGGGAAAGTGTATATACCAACGTTGATGTGGCCATTACCAACAGCTTTGGTTTTGGTGGACACAATGCTACTTTGGTGTTTAAAAAGTGGGTGGAGTAG
- a CDS encoding nitroreductase family protein, which translates to MIDFIIDKEKCTQCGLCAADCPTLVINPKSEYPEIKEGKEAQCIKCQHCLAICPTAALSIWGKNPEDSIPVNKNIVEPEALSQLIKTRRSIRKFKPDELKPEFIHELLETAAYAPTGHNKNMVMFSVTETKSELSKLREAVYQAIKDANAAGKLPERMAFLNDLQRLWESKHIDVLFRDAPHVLITSAPKNVASPDADCHIALSYFELLANSYNIGTLWNGFIKMVLKIIAPELGKQIGIPEDHELGYILLFGKPAVKYARSVQSEGLHLNRIQLS; encoded by the coding sequence ATGATCGATTTTATAATTGACAAAGAGAAATGTACCCAATGTGGTTTGTGCGCTGCCGATTGCCCAACACTGGTAATCAACCCAAAAAGCGAATACCCTGAAATTAAAGAAGGTAAAGAAGCGCAGTGTATAAAATGTCAGCACTGTCTGGCAATTTGTCCTACCGCAGCTTTATCCATTTGGGGCAAGAATCCGGAAGACAGTATTCCGGTAAATAAGAATATTGTTGAACCGGAGGCATTGTCGCAATTAATAAAAACCCGACGATCAATCCGAAAGTTTAAACCCGATGAGTTAAAGCCGGAATTCATTCACGAATTACTGGAAACAGCTGCTTATGCTCCGACGGGGCACAATAAAAATATGGTAATGTTCTCTGTAACCGAGACGAAGAGCGAATTGAGTAAATTACGAGAGGCGGTTTACCAGGCAATTAAGGACGCCAATGCTGCAGGAAAATTACCAGAACGAATGGCGTTTTTAAACGATCTGCAACGTTTATGGGAAAGCAAACACATTGATGTTCTTTTCCGCGATGCGCCGCATGTTTTGATTACATCGGCACCAAAAAATGTAGCATCACCCGATGCTGATTGCCACATTGCATTGAGTTATTTCGAGTTGCTTGCCAATTCTTACAACATCGGTACGCTATGGAATGGATTTATAAAAATGGTACTGAAAATTATTGCCCCTGAGTTAGGGAAACAAATTGGAATTCCGGAAGATCATGAGTTGGGTTATATTCTGCTTTTCGGAAAGCCGGCAGTAAAATATGCCCGCTCTGTTCAAAGCGAAGGACTGCATCTGAATCGGATTCAGCTCAGTTAA
- the arsB gene encoding ACR3 family arsenite efflux transporter produces the protein MSNSKKQIGFFEKYLSLWVAICIAVGIGIGHFAGDSIQVLSNMEIYKVNIPVAILIWMMIYPMMLQVDFSSIRNVGKRPKGLILTLVVNWLIKPFTMAFFAWIFFSKIYSAFISPEQAGEYIAGAILLGAAPCTAMVFVWSYLTNGDPNYTLVQVSVNDLIILVAFIPIVGFLLGITNITIPYDTLVASIVVFVVVPLLAGYITHKMLVKQKGEEWFKSTFLPKFKPVSIIALLLTLVLLFAFQGNIIVKNPLIIVLVAIPLVIQTYIIFFIAWFGGRKLKLPHAICSPAAMIGASNFFELAVAVAIALFGLQSPAAMVTVVGVLVEVPVMISLVRLANKWKY, from the coding sequence ATGAGTAACAGCAAAAAACAAATCGGTTTTTTTGAAAAATACCTGAGTCTGTGGGTGGCAATTTGTATTGCTGTAGGAATTGGCATTGGGCACTTTGCCGGAGATAGCATCCAGGTATTGAGCAACATGGAAATTTACAAGGTTAACATTCCGGTTGCTATTTTAATCTGGATGATGATTTATCCGATGATGCTTCAGGTTGATTTTTCGAGTATCAGGAATGTGGGCAAACGCCCAAAAGGTTTAATCCTTACCTTAGTTGTAAACTGGCTGATAAAACCTTTTACAATGGCATTTTTTGCCTGGATCTTTTTCTCAAAAATTTATTCAGCTTTTATTTCGCCCGAGCAGGCCGGAGAATACATTGCCGGAGCAATTCTGCTGGGAGCTGCGCCGTGTACAGCAATGGTTTTTGTGTGGAGTTATTTAACCAACGGAGACCCGAACTACACACTGGTGCAGGTTTCGGTTAACGACCTGATTATTTTGGTGGCTTTTATCCCGATTGTAGGATTCTTGTTGGGAATTACAAATATTACCATTCCGTACGACACACTGGTTGCCAGTATCGTTGTATTTGTGGTCGTGCCGCTTCTGGCCGGTTACATTACCCACAAAATGCTTGTTAAACAAAAGGGCGAAGAATGGTTTAAGAGCACCTTTCTGCCGAAGTTTAAACCGGTTTCAATAATTGCCTTGTTGCTTACGCTGGTTTTGTTGTTTGCTTTCCAGGGAAATATTATCGTTAAAAATCCGCTGATCATTGTTCTGGTTGCCATTCCGCTGGTAATACAAACCTACATTATCTTTTTTATTGCCTGGTTTGGCGGCCGAAAATTAAAATTACCACACGCCATTTGTTCTCCGGCTGCAATGATTGGTGCCAGTAACTTTTTCGAGCTGGCAGTGGCTGTTGCAATTGCTTTGTTCGGATTACAATCTCCGGCTGCAATGGTAACGGTAGTTGGTGTTTTGGTTGAAGTGCCGGTAATGATCTCGCTGGTGAGGTTGGCCAATAAGTGGAAGTATTAA
- a CDS encoding arsenate reductase ArsC — protein MKVLILCTGNSCRSQMAHGFLQSFDARIQVESGGTEASGKLNRKAVKAMAEIGIDISGHTSDSVQKFLNDKWDYVITVCGGANENCPAFFGEVKHRLHIGFDDPSHATGTDEFIWSEFIRVRDEIKERFYKLYEEEIKPQL, from the coding sequence ATGAAAGTATTAATTCTTTGTACAGGTAATAGCTGCCGCAGCCAAATGGCACATGGCTTTTTACAATCGTTCGATGCGCGTATTCAGGTTGAATCAGGAGGTACCGAAGCTTCCGGAAAACTTAACCGTAAAGCTGTTAAAGCAATGGCCGAAATTGGTATCGATATCAGCGGACATACTTCCGATTCAGTTCAGAAATTTTTAAACGATAAATGGGATTACGTAATTACCGTTTGTGGCGGTGCCAACGAAAATTGCCCTGCTTTTTTCGGAGAAGTGAAACATCGCCTGCATATCGGCTTCGACGATCCATCGCATGCTACCGGTACCGACGAGTTTATCTGGAGCGAGTTTATCAGGGTACGCGACGAAATTAAAGAACGCTTTTACAAACTATATGAGGAAGAGATTAAACCACAACTTTAA
- a CDS encoding metalloregulator ArsR/SmtB family transcription factor, with protein MVQSKTDLFDEELKTQAAWFKVLAHPARLKILQYLSEANSCITGDLSEELPLGRTTVNQHIKELKEAGLIQGHIEGVRTKYCLNSEKIAEVKAVIEEFLGALNVGNYECKS; from the coding sequence ATGGTACAATCAAAAACAGATTTATTCGATGAGGAGCTGAAAACGCAAGCCGCCTGGTTTAAGGTGTTGGCGCACCCGGCACGTTTAAAAATTTTGCAATACCTGTCGGAAGCAAACAGTTGCATAACCGGCGATCTTTCGGAAGAATTACCATTGGGCAGAACCACTGTAAATCAGCACATAAAAGAGTTGAAAGAAGCCGGCTTGATACAAGGTCATATCGAAGGTGTTCGAACAAAATATTGTTTGAATTCGGAGAAGATTGCCGAGGTAAAAGCGGTAATCGAAGAATTCTTAGGTGCCCTGAATGTGGGGAATTATGAATGTAAATCGTAA
- a CDS encoding magnesium transporter CorA family protein: protein MLKIFKTFGGYNEIEKPESGCWINVTQPNANEIELLTKDFNVPHDVVRDILDADERSRIEHDDDWSLIIIRIPVPDKDNGVPYFTVPLGIFMTESFTITICQVENEVLPYDSPSLYRDNVRPVKDVLNFALKLFLRTANTYLRYLKYINQQTAIIEQDLEKSIRNKELNRLLKMEKCLVFFITSIKANELVLAKLKNGNRRSISEINEDLLEDAIIENKQALDMAQIYSDIQSGMMDAFASVISNNLNVVMKQLASISIILMIPTLVASFYGMNVPNNLETHRWAFFLILGISVVLALIGILIFRKREWF, encoded by the coding sequence ATGTTGAAAATATTCAAAACCTTTGGTGGATACAACGAAATTGAAAAGCCGGAAAGCGGCTGCTGGATTAATGTTACGCAACCCAACGCCAACGAAATAGAACTACTTACTAAAGATTTTAATGTACCGCATGATGTTGTGCGCGATATTCTCGATGCCGATGAACGTTCGAGGATTGAGCACGACGATGATTGGTCGCTGATCATTATTCGTATTCCGGTGCCCGACAAGGATAACGGAGTTCCGTATTTTACGGTGCCGCTGGGTATTTTTATGACCGAAAGTTTTACCATTACCATTTGTCAGGTTGAAAACGAGGTGTTGCCTTACGATAGTCCGTCGCTGTACCGCGACAATGTTCGCCCGGTTAAAGACGTGTTGAATTTTGCGCTGAAACTGTTTCTGCGCACGGCCAATACCTATTTGCGTTATCTGAAATACATTAACCAGCAAACGGCCATTATTGAGCAGGATCTGGAAAAATCGATCCGAAACAAGGAGTTGAACCGACTGCTGAAAATGGAAAAATGCCTGGTGTTTTTTATCACTTCAATAAAAGCCAATGAGCTGGTTTTGGCCAAATTGAAGAATGGTAACCGGCGCTCGATTAGCGAGATCAACGAAGATTTGCTGGAAGATGCGATAATCGAAAACAAACAGGCGCTTGATATGGCACAGATTTATTCCGACATTCAAAGTGGAATGATGGATGCTTTTGCTTCGGTTATTTCAAACAACCTGAATGTGGTGATGAAACAGCTGGCTTCCATTTCCATTATTTTGATGATTCCAACACTTGTAGCCAGTTTTTACGGAATGAACGTGCCAAACAATCTGGAAACGCATCGTTGGGCATTTTTTCTCATCCTCGGAATTTCGGTAGTTCTGGCACTTATCGGTATCCTTATTTTCCGAAAACGCGAGTGGTTCTAA
- a CDS encoding NAD(P)-binding domain-containing protein: protein MKTKTIGFIGGGRITKIFLRAFQNKNVAFENVKVFEPNSETLSALKDLFPEIEVAESAQDAAEQQLVVLAVHPPVMAETLAAIKEVVTEDTQVLSLAPKVTIEKIAGALGTAKVIRMIPNATSFINKGYNPVAFHPETDKKAKKSFMKLVKALGKNFEVAENKLEGYAIVSAMLPTYFWFQWEEMLKVAEATGLEEKEAKKAVEATLKKSHSIFFKSGMSADEVKDLIPVKPIGEAEGQIKEIYQTKLLGLYEKIKA, encoded by the coding sequence ATGAAAACAAAAACCATTGGATTTATTGGTGGCGGACGGATCACAAAGATTTTTTTACGGGCGTTTCAAAACAAAAATGTTGCTTTTGAGAACGTGAAAGTATTCGAGCCAAACAGCGAAACGCTGAGTGCGCTTAAAGATTTATTTCCGGAGATTGAAGTTGCTGAGTCGGCACAGGATGCCGCAGAACAACAATTGGTAGTTTTGGCTGTTCATCCGCCGGTAATGGCAGAAACATTGGCGGCGATTAAAGAGGTTGTCACAGAAGATACGCAGGTACTTTCACTGGCTCCAAAAGTAACCATCGAAAAAATTGCCGGTGCTTTGGGAACTGCAAAAGTTATTCGCATGATTCCAAACGCAACATCCTTTATTAACAAAGGTTATAATCCAGTAGCTTTCCATCCTGAAACCGACAAAAAGGCTAAAAAAAGCTTTATGAAACTGGTAAAAGCTTTGGGCAAGAACTTCGAAGTGGCAGAGAATAAGCTGGAAGGATACGCCATTGTTTCAGCAATGTTACCTACTTATTTCTGGTTTCAGTGGGAAGAGATGTTAAAAGTGGCAGAAGCCACCGGATTGGAAGAAAAAGAAGCCAAAAAAGCAGTTGAGGCCACATTAAAAAAATCGCATTCCATTTTCTTTAAATCAGGCATGTCGGCCGATGAGGTAAAAGATCTGATTCCGGTAAAACCTATTGGCGAGGCTGAAGGGCAGATTAAAGAAATTTATCAGACAAAGTTATTGGGCTTATACGAGAAAATCAAGGCCTGA
- a CDS encoding permease: MMPVWLLLYMNLQNIADLIIDDVAGMTAGKHLTETLRFFIFEVPKVMLLLVLIIFGVGIIRSYFSTEKTRKMLQGKSLFTGNIMAALLGIVTPFCSCSAIPLFLGFVEAGIPIGVTFSFLIAAPMVNEVALVLLVGLFGWKVAIIYVVTGLTIAILSGWLIGKLKMEKYVADWVYSVKANAEGIEEEKLSFSDRIQKGFDSVREIVGKIWIYIIIGIAVGAGAHGYVPEDFLGSLLGKENWYGVPLAILMGVPMYSNAAGIIPIVSVLIEKGVSLGTALAFMMSVIALSLPEIIILKKVLKWQLIAAFVGIVATGIVIVGFIFNYVM; this comes from the coding sequence ATGATGCCTGTATGGCTATTGCTGTATATGAACCTGCAAAATATTGCTGATTTAATTATCGATGATGTGGCAGGAATGACAGCCGGAAAACATTTAACCGAAACACTGCGCTTTTTTATTTTCGAAGTGCCCAAAGTGATGCTACTGTTGGTACTGATAATTTTTGGAGTGGGCATTATTCGTAGCTATTTTTCTACGGAAAAAACCCGGAAAATGCTGCAGGGAAAATCGCTGTTTACCGGAAATATAATGGCTGCTTTGCTGGGTATCGTTACTCCTTTTTGCTCGTGCTCGGCAATTCCTTTGTTTTTAGGTTTTGTTGAGGCAGGAATTCCAATCGGTGTTACTTTTTCGTTTCTAATTGCCGCGCCAATGGTTAACGAGGTTGCGCTTGTTTTGCTCGTAGGTTTGTTTGGATGGAAAGTGGCAATTATTTATGTGGTAACCGGTTTAACGATTGCCATTCTTTCGGGGTGGCTGATCGGTAAACTGAAAATGGAAAAATATGTCGCCGATTGGGTATACAGTGTAAAAGCAAATGCAGAGGGCATCGAAGAAGAAAAGCTTTCGTTTAGCGACCGTATTCAGAAAGGATTTGATTCGGTACGCGAAATTGTGGGTAAAATCTGGATTTACATTATTATCGGTATTGCCGTTGGGGCAGGAGCACACGGTTATGTTCCCGAAGACTTTTTAGGCTCCTTGCTGGGTAAAGAAAACTGGTATGGTGTTCCACTGGCTATTTTAATGGGGGTTCCCATGTATTCCAACGCCGCCGGAATTATCCCAATTGTGAGTGTTCTTATCGAAAAAGGAGTGTCGCTGGGAACTGCTCTGGCATTTATGATGTCGGTAATTGCCTTGTCGCTTCCCGAAATTATCATCCTGAAGAAGGTTTTAAAGTGGCAATTAATAGCTGCGTTTGTGGGTATTGTTGCTACCGGAATTGTAATTGTGGGTTTCATTTTTAACTATGTGATGTAA
- a CDS encoding aromatic aminobenezylarsenical efflux permease ArsG family transporter produces MEVLQTIFENSEIPILSALMLGLMTAISPCPLATNITAIGYISKDITSQKKVFFNGLVYTLGRAFSYTAIGLLFFFGASQFEFSSFFQTWGEKILGPLLIIIGLFMLGVLKLTIPGVGSLTEKMQNRSNSGFWGVLLLGIVFALAFCPYSGVLYFGILIPMTISSAGGLYLPIVFAVATGIPVIIFAWLIAFSVGSIGNLYNKMKTFEIWFRRIIAVLFIGVGIYYILTLFILPWIS; encoded by the coding sequence ATGGAGGTATTACAAACAATTTTTGAGAACTCGGAAATTCCGATATTGTCGGCACTTATGCTGGGGCTTATGACAGCTATAAGCCCTTGTCCGCTGGCAACCAATATAACGGCAATTGGCTACATCAGTAAAGATATTACCAGCCAGAAAAAAGTATTTTTTAACGGTTTGGTTTATACTTTAGGACGTGCCTTTTCGTATACCGCCATCGGTTTGCTGTTCTTTTTTGGTGCCAGCCAGTTCGAGTTCTCGTCTTTTTTTCAAACCTGGGGCGAAAAAATTTTAGGTCCGTTACTTATTATAATTGGCCTTTTTATGCTAGGTGTTTTGAAGTTAACCATCCCGGGAGTTGGCTCGCTTACTGAGAAGATGCAAAATAGGTCGAATAGCGGATTTTGGGGCGTGTTGTTGCTGGGAATTGTATTTGCACTGGCTTTTTGCCCGTACAGTGGCGTTCTTTATTTTGGAATACTGATTCCGATGACCATTAGCAGCGCCGGTGGACTGTATCTACCAATAGTTTTTGCCGTGGCAACCGGTATTCCGGTTATCATTTTTGCCTGGTTAATAGCTTTTAGTGTAGGCTCCATCGGTAATCTGTACAACAAAATGAAAACCTTTGAGATTTGGTTTCGTCGTATAATTGCTGTGCTGTTTATTGGTGTGGGTATTTATTATATTCTAACGCTTTTTATTTTACCATGGATAAGTTAA
- a CDS encoding nitrophenyl compound nitroreductase subunit ArsF family protein, with amino-acid sequence MKKLISILSILLFIGAISANAQCCSGSAKGGPSAPADGCAVTPQSSEVKAYYFHATKRCVTCEAVEKVAKETIEENYKGKVTFESINREKEKDNPLVKKYKISGQTLLLVKGDKMVDLTSAGFMNARTKPEKFEKRLKSEIDAML; translated from the coding sequence ATGAAGAAATTAATTAGTATTTTAAGTATTCTGCTTTTTATTGGAGCAATTTCAGCAAATGCTCAATGTTGTTCCGGTTCAGCTAAAGGCGGTCCGAGTGCACCGGCAGACGGTTGTGCAGTTACTCCGCAATCAAGTGAAGTAAAAGCCTATTATTTTCATGCAACAAAACGCTGTGTTACTTGCGAAGCAGTGGAAAAAGTAGCCAAAGAAACTATTGAAGAAAACTATAAAGGGAAAGTAACTTTCGAGTCGATCAATCGCGAAAAAGAAAAAGATAATCCTTTGGTGAAAAAGTACAAAATTAGTGGACAAACCCTGCTGTTGGTAAAAGGCGACAAAATGGTTGACCTTACCAGTGCCGGATTTATGAATGCGCGAACCAAACCCGAAAAATTTGAAAAGCGGTTAAAGTCAGAAATCGACGCGATGCTCTAA
- a CDS encoding thioredoxin family protein, which produces MDIKVLGTGCAKCKKLEERTRNAVSELGVEASIEKVEDIYKIMQFGVMNTPALVVDGKVIMSGRLPGDKELKELLS; this is translated from the coding sequence ATGGATATAAAAGTTTTAGGAACCGGCTGTGCAAAGTGCAAAAAGCTGGAAGAAAGGACAAGGAATGCTGTAAGTGAATTGGGCGTTGAGGCATCGATCGAAAAAGTAGAAGACATTTATAAGATCATGCAGTTTGGTGTTATGAATACACCGGCACTGGTAGTCGACGGGAAAGTAATTATGAGTGGACGACTTCCCGGAGATAAAGAATTAAAAGAATTATTGTCGTAG
- a CDS encoding metalloregulator ArsR/SmtB family transcription factor, which produces MEVKTITDQQQKIARYAKALGHPVRVYVLQLLGKQSCCYSGDLSDELPIAKSTLSQHLKELKDAGLIQGEIEAPRIKYCVNKENWAEAQELFKNFLKID; this is translated from the coding sequence ATGGAAGTAAAAACTATTACAGATCAGCAACAAAAAATAGCCCGCTATGCAAAAGCGCTCGGCCATCCGGTGCGTGTGTATGTATTGCAGTTGCTGGGCAAACAGAGTTGTTGCTACAGTGGCGATTTAAGTGACGAGCTGCCAATTGCAAAGTCAACTTTGTCGCAACATTTAAAAGAATTAAAGGATGCAGGATTGATTCAGGGCGAAATTGAAGCTCCCCGAATTAAATATTGTGTGAACAAAGAGAACTGGGCAGAAGCGCAGGAGTTATTCAAGAACTTTTTGAAAATAGATTAA
- a CDS encoding glutathione peroxidase → MENNFYQFKATSLQSKEVAMDSYKGKTVLVVNTASKCGLTPQFEGLEQLYKEYKDKGLVILGFPCNQFANQEPGDEKSIAEGCLLNYGVTFPMFSKIDVNGENAHPIYKYLKKELGGILGSKIKWNFTKFLIDAEGNPVKRFAPTTKPEKLEGHIAKLLQN, encoded by the coding sequence ATGGAAAATAATTTTTATCAATTTAAAGCAACAAGCTTGCAGAGCAAAGAAGTTGCCATGGACAGCTACAAAGGGAAAACCGTTTTAGTAGTAAACACGGCCAGCAAATGTGGATTAACACCACAGTTTGAAGGGCTGGAACAACTGTACAAAGAATACAAAGACAAAGGACTGGTGATTCTGGGATTTCCGTGCAACCAGTTTGCCAACCAGGAACCCGGCGACGAAAAATCAATTGCCGAAGGTTGCCTGCTAAACTACGGAGTAACCTTCCCCATGTTCTCGAAAATAGATGTAAACGGAGAAAATGCACATCCGATTTACAAGTATCTGAAAAAAGAATTGGGCGGAATTTTGGGAAGTAAGATCAAATGGAACTTTACGAAATTTCTGATCGATGCAGAAGGTAATCCGGTAAAACGGTTTGCGCCAACAACAAAACCGGAAAAACTGGAAGGGCACATTGCAAAACTTTTACAGAATTAA
- a CDS encoding MarR family transcriptional regulator — protein MDFEQLKLSNQLCFPIYAASRLITRTYQPMLDELGITYPQYLVLMVLWESDSMPVNTIAKKLILNTNTITPLLKRMEAQGIVKRTRSDEDERKVTVSLTDKGQQLRTQAAEIPGKLAAQLDTDKISVEELIDLREKLNRLIDSMTEK, from the coding sequence ATGGATTTCGAACAGTTAAAACTCAGTAATCAGCTTTGTTTCCCCATTTATGCGGCTTCGCGTTTAATAACACGCACGTATCAGCCAATGCTCGATGAGCTGGGAATTACCTACCCGCAATACCTGGTTTTAATGGTGCTTTGGGAAAGCGATTCCATGCCGGTAAATACAATTGCCAAAAAACTGATCCTGAACACCAACACCATTACTCCGCTTTTGAAAAGGATGGAAGCACAGGGAATTGTTAAACGCACCCGATCGGATGAAGATGAACGAAAAGTAACGGTAAGCCTTACTGATAAAGGGCAACAATTACGTACTCAGGCAGCAGAAATACCGGGAAAGCTGGCAGCTCAACTTGATACCGACAAAATCTCGGTTGAAGAATTGATTGATCTTAGAGAAAAACTTAACCGCCTGATTGATTCGATGACAGAAAAATAA